A genomic window from Pecten maximus chromosome 2, xPecMax1.1, whole genome shotgun sequence includes:
- the LOC117321633 gene encoding uncharacterized protein LOC117321633 isoform X2, with product MRIINREDLIACIKPGKYVSMGIFIATFGGVYAVQQTYMYNTKRFMKYKNRMLLPLGTALVASYGYFISVFLNCRREVMKDYPQLIKNKNQSKTTKPQSNEFDDNDETSNTWKE from the exons ATGCGGATTATTAAT cGTGAAGACCTTATTGCCTGTATCAAACCTGGAAAATATGTGTCCATGGGAATATTTATTGCAa CATTTGGTGGTGTATATGCAGTACAGCAAACATATATGTACAACACAAAGAGATTTATGAAGTACAAGAACCGAATGTTGCTGCCGCTAGGAACAGCTCTTGTTGCCTCATACGGCTACTTTATAAGCGTCTTTCTTAATTGTAGAAGAGAAGTGATGAAAGACTATCCGCAgcttatcaaaaataaaaatcaatcaaAAACAACCAAACCACAATCAAATGAATTTGATG ATAATGACGAGACTTCCAACACATGGAAAGAATGA
- the LOC117321633 gene encoding uncharacterized protein LOC117321633 isoform X1 has translation MNKPVLDKTQEIDRKDAREDLIACIKPGKYVSMGIFIATFGGVYAVQQTYMYNTKRFMKYKNRMLLPLGTALVASYGYFISVFLNCRREVMKDYPQLIKNKNQSKTTKPQSNEFDDNDETSNTWKE, from the exons ATGAATAAACCTGTCCTTGACAAAACACAGGAGATCGACAGAAAGGATGCA cGTGAAGACCTTATTGCCTGTATCAAACCTGGAAAATATGTGTCCATGGGAATATTTATTGCAa CATTTGGTGGTGTATATGCAGTACAGCAAACATATATGTACAACACAAAGAGATTTATGAAGTACAAGAACCGAATGTTGCTGCCGCTAGGAACAGCTCTTGTTGCCTCATACGGCTACTTTATAAGCGTCTTTCTTAATTGTAGAAGAGAAGTGATGAAAGACTATCCGCAgcttatcaaaaataaaaatcaatcaaAAACAACCAAACCACAATCAAATGAATTTGATG ATAATGACGAGACTTCCAACACATGGAAAGAATGA